From Methanosarcina lacustris Z-7289, one genomic window encodes:
- the cdhB gene encoding CO dehydrogenase/acetyl-CoA synthase complex subunit epsilon, whose amino-acid sequence MVDTTKNTKLFTSYGVTTSKAINPDMAAKMISKAKRPLLVVGTGVLRPEILDRAVKIAKKANLPIAATGSSLHGFLDKDVNAKYINVHQLGFYLTDPAWPGLDGKGNYDTIIVLEFKKYYINQVLSGTKNFSKVKSISIGKDYVQNATMSFGTISREEHFVALDELIDLL is encoded by the coding sequence ATGGTTGACACTACAAAGAACACCAAGCTCTTTACCAGCTACGGGGTGACCACCTCAAAGGCAATCAACCCTGACATGGCAGCCAAGATGATCTCCAAGGCAAAGAGACCACTTCTTGTGGTCGGAACCGGAGTTCTTAGACCAGAAATTCTGGACCGTGCAGTTAAGATTGCCAAGAAGGCAAACCTTCCAATTGCAGCTACCGGAAGCTCCCTTCATGGATTTTTAGACAAGGACGTAAATGCCAAGTACATCAATGTGCACCAGCTCGGATTCTACTTAACCGATCCCGCATGGCCCGGACTTGACGGAAAAGGTAACTACGACACCATAATCGTCCTGGAATTCAAGAAGTACTACATCAACCAGGTACTGTCCGGAACCAAGAACTTTTCCAAAGTAAAATCAATTTCAATCGGTAAAGACTACGTCCAGAACGCAACAATGTCCTTCGGGACCATAAGCAGGGAAGAACACTTTGTTGCCCTGGATGAATTGATTGACTTGTTATAA
- a CDS encoding carbon monoxide dehydrogenase accessory protein CooC: MTKVIAITGKGGTGKTAVAALMIRYLSKKGKLLLAVDADADTNLPETLGCENVKTVGDAKESLQAEIKKPRPDNPDMNKESILKSKVYEIIEEMPGYDLLVMGRPEGTGCYCYVNNLLRGIMDKLIVNYDLVVIDAEAGLEHFSRKILRDIDDLIVVTDASRRGFQTAERIRELVSELDSNVGRIHVVANKVTDANRQEIVRLAGDLKLNLIGVIPLDPKIEEMDIKGIPLFGITDDSVAAVEIEKIVQKLGL; this comes from the coding sequence GTGACAAAAGTAATTGCAATAACGGGAAAAGGTGGGACTGGTAAAACAGCGGTAGCGGCTCTTATGATCCGCTACCTTTCAAAAAAAGGGAAATTGTTACTGGCAGTTGATGCAGATGCAGACACTAACCTGCCCGAAACCCTTGGCTGTGAGAACGTAAAAACCGTAGGGGACGCAAAGGAGTCCTTGCAAGCTGAAATCAAAAAACCAAGGCCTGACAACCCCGATATGAACAAGGAATCCATTCTCAAAAGTAAAGTCTATGAGATCATTGAAGAAATGCCGGGATATGACCTGCTGGTAATGGGCAGGCCTGAAGGTACAGGCTGTTACTGTTACGTAAACAACCTCCTCCGTGGCATCATGGACAAACTGATCGTGAATTATGATTTAGTTGTCATTGATGCGGAAGCCGGGCTTGAGCATTTCAGTCGAAAGATTCTCCGGGACATTGATGACCTTATTGTTGTAACTGACGCCTCACGCAGGGGATTTCAGACTGCCGAAAGGATTCGTGAACTTGTGAGTGAACTGGATTCAAATGTTGGCAGAATTCACGTTGTTGCAAACAAAGTTACAGATGCAAACCGTCAAGAGATTGTCAGACTGGCCGGGGACCTGAAACTTAACCTGATAGGTGTGATCCCTCTCGACCCGAAAATCGAGGAAATGGACATAAAAGGCATACCTCTCTTTGGAATCACGGATGATTCGGTTGCTGCAGTAGAAATAGAAAAAATAGTACAAAAACTGGGGCTTTAA
- the cdhC gene encoding CO dehydrogenase/CO-methylating acetyl-CoA synthase complex subunit beta, translating into MADYPFEISPMFEGERVRKEGMFVELGGPKSLGLELVRAADMDAIEDDKVTIVGPDLKDMEEGKTYPWAMIFNIGGELVEQDLESVVERRVHDFINYCQGIMHLNQRYDVWMRVSKDTAGKMDSFEPFGKAVMMLFKTELPFIEKMQVTFYTEKAEVEKQMELAKEIFKARDARTKDLHDEDVDVFYGCTLCQSFAPTNVCVVSPDRISLCGAINWFDGRAAAKVDPDGPQFEIAKGELLDAVTGEYSGVNEIAMKLSSGEFSKIKLHSFFDCPHTSCGCFEVVGFYVPEVDGIGWVDREYQGMSPNGIGFSTMAGQTGGGKQIVGFLGIGVNYFYSPKFIQADGGWNRVVWLPSNLKAKIDEAIPADLKDKIATENDATDIESLKAFLQEKKHPVVATWVAAAEEEEEEEEEEEVAVAASPMMMPAAGFQMPAMPMMSGGSGSGIKLTFKNAKITIEKMIISEKKEKK; encoded by the coding sequence ATGGCAGATTACCCATTCGAGATTTCCCCAATGTTTGAAGGAGAAAGAGTAAGAAAGGAAGGAATGTTTGTCGAGCTCGGGGGTCCAAAATCCCTTGGTCTCGAACTTGTAAGGGCAGCAGATATGGATGCAATTGAAGACGACAAAGTCACAATTGTCGGTCCAGATCTCAAGGACATGGAAGAGGGCAAGACCTATCCCTGGGCAATGATCTTCAACATCGGCGGAGAGCTTGTCGAGCAAGACCTTGAATCTGTTGTCGAAAGGCGTGTCCACGACTTCATCAACTACTGCCAGGGCATTATGCACCTGAACCAGAGGTACGATGTCTGGATGAGAGTTTCCAAGGACACAGCTGGAAAGATGGACTCCTTCGAGCCCTTCGGAAAGGCCGTCATGATGCTCTTCAAGACAGAACTGCCCTTTATCGAGAAGATGCAGGTGACATTCTACACCGAGAAAGCTGAAGTCGAGAAGCAGATGGAATTGGCAAAGGAAATCTTCAAGGCAAGAGACGCCAGGACAAAGGATCTCCACGACGAGGATGTGGACGTCTTCTACGGATGTACCCTCTGTCAGTCCTTTGCTCCTACCAACGTCTGTGTGGTTTCCCCGGACAGGATCTCCCTCTGTGGTGCAATTAACTGGTTCGATGGCCGTGCAGCAGCAAAAGTCGACCCTGATGGTCCACAGTTTGAAATTGCCAAGGGCGAACTTCTCGATGCCGTTACAGGTGAATACTCCGGTGTCAACGAGATCGCCATGAAGCTTTCAAGCGGCGAATTCAGCAAGATCAAACTCCACTCCTTCTTCGACTGCCCGCACACATCCTGCGGCTGCTTTGAAGTAGTCGGGTTCTATGTCCCTGAAGTCGACGGTATCGGCTGGGTAGACAGAGAATACCAGGGAATGTCCCCTAACGGCATCGGTTTCTCCACAATGGCCGGTCAGACCGGTGGCGGAAAGCAGATAGTAGGTTTCCTCGGCATTGGTGTCAACTACTTCTACTCCCCGAAGTTCATCCAGGCTGACGGCGGCTGGAACAGAGTAGTATGGCTCCCCTCCAACCTCAAAGCGAAGATCGATGAAGCAATTCCTGCCGATCTGAAGGACAAGATCGCAACTGAGAACGATGCAACTGATATCGAATCTCTGAAAGCCTTCCTTCAGGAGAAGAAACATCCCGTAGTTGCCACCTGGGTAGCTGCGGCAGAAGAGGAAGAAGAAGAGGAAGAAGAAGAGGAAGTAGCTGTTGCAGCATCCCCAATGATGATGCCTGCAGCGGGCTTCCAGATGCCTGCAATGCCAATGATGTCCGGCGGTTCAGGTAGTGGAATAAAGCTGACCTTCAAGAACGCAAAGATCACCATTGAAAAGATGATCATCAGCGAGAAGAAGGAAAAGAAATAA